A genomic stretch from Halichoerus grypus chromosome 7, mHalGry1.hap1.1, whole genome shotgun sequence includes:
- the ANKRD22 gene encoding ankyrin repeat domain-containing protein 22 produces the protein MTWVKCGGGVKEDRAYINVRDGLNGDTPLICACRRGHLRIVSFLLKRNADVNLKNRKERNCLHYAVKKKFTFFDYLLIILLMPVLLIGYFLMVSKTKQNEALVRTLLNAGVDVNAKDCDGCTALHYACQMKNQTLIPLLLEARADPMIKNKRGESSLDIARRLKFSQIELMLRKAS, from the exons ATGACTTGGGTCAAGTGTGGCGGTGGGGTGAAAGAAGACAGAGCCTATATCAACGTTCGAGATGGCTTGAATGGAGACACTCCCCTGATCTGTGCTTGTAGGCGAGGACACCTGAGAATcgtttccttccttttaaaaagaaatgctgatGTGAACCTCAAAAACCGG aaagagagaaactgcTTGCATTACGCTGTGAAGAAAAAATTTACCTTCTTTGATTACCTACTCATTATCCTCTTAATGCCCGTTCTGCTTATTGGGTATTTCCTCATG GTGTCAAAGACCAAGCAGAATGAGGCTCTTGTCCGAACGTTGCTCAATGCTGGGGTCGATGTGAATGCCAAAGACTGT GATGGCTGCACGGCGCTACATTACGCTTGCCAAATGAAAAACCAGACCCTTATTCCTCTGCTGCTGGAAGCTCGTGCTGACCCCATGATCAAGAACAAG cGTGGTGAGAGTTCCCTGGATATTGCGCGGAGATTAAAGTTTTCCCAGATTGAATTAATGCTAAGGAAAGCATCATAA
- the LIPM gene encoding lipase member M produces MEMRLLILVAYLFQRNVNSGCMPTKAVDPEAFMNISEIIQHQGYPCEEYEVVTEDGYILSVNRIPQGPAQLKKTGPRPVVLLQHGLNGDASHWIFNLPNSSLGFILADAGFDVWLGNSRGNTWSRKHKTLSVDQDEFWAFSYDEMARFDLPAVINFILQKTGQEKIYYVGYSQGTTMGFVAFSTMPELAQKIKMYFALAPIATIKHTKSPGAKFLLLPDMMIKGLFGRKEFLYQTRFFRQFAIYLCGQMIIDQICSNFLFLMGGFNTNNMNMSRANVYVAHILAGTSVQNILHWSQAMSSGEFRAFDWGNETKNLEKGNQPTPIRYKVRDMMVPTAVWTGGQDWLSNPEDVKTLLSEVTNLIYHKNIPEWAHVDFIWGLDAPHRMYNEIIHLMKQEETSFSQGKCGIRL; encoded by the exons ATGGAGATGCGGCTTCTGATTCTGGTGGCGTATTTGTTCCAAAGAAATGTGAATTCAGGATGTATGCCAACTAAAGCCGTGGATCCAGAAGCTTTCATGAATATT AGCGAAATCATCCAACATCAAGGCTACCCTTGTGAGGAGTATGAAGTTGTGACAGAAGATGGGTACATCCTTTCAGTTAACAGAATTCCTCAAGGCCCAGCGCAACTTAAGAAGACAG GTCCGAGGCCAGTGGTGTTACTGCAGCATGGCCTGAATGGGGACGCCAGCCACTGGATCTTCAACCTGCCCAACAGCAGCCTGGGCTTCATTCTGGCAGACGCCGGTTTTGACGTGTGGCTGGGGAATAGCAGGGGGAACACCTGGTCTCGGAAACACAAGACCCTCTCCGTAGACCAAGATGAGTTCTGGGCTTTCAG TTATGATGAGATGGCTAGGTTTGACCTTCCTGCAGTCATAAACTTTATTTTGCAGAAAACCGGCCAGGAAAAGATCTATTATGTCGGCTATTCACAGGGCACCACCATGG GCTTTGTTGCTTTTTCCACCATGCCAGAACTGGCTCagaaaatcaaaatgtattttgctTTAGCACCCATAGCCACTATTAAACATACAAAAAGCCCTGGTGCCAAATTTCTGTTGCTGCCGGATATGATGATCAAG GGACTGTTTGGCAGAAAAGAATTTCTGTACCAGACCAGATTCTTCAGACAGTTTGCTATTTACCTGTGTGGTCAGATGATCATCGATCAGATTTGTAGCAACTTCTTGTTTCTTATGGGAGGATTTAATACAAACAATATGAACATG AGCCGAGCAAATGTGTATGTCGCTCACATTCTGGCTGGAACGTCTGTGCAAAATATCCTACACTGGAGCCAG gcAATGAGTTCTGGGGAATTCCGGGCATTTGACTGGGGGAACGAGACCAAAAATCTGGAGAAAGGCAATCAG CCAACTCCCATAAGGTACAAAGTCAGAGATATGATGGTCCCCACCGCAGTGTGGACTGGGGGTCAGGACTGGCTTTCAAATCCAGAGGACGTGAAGACACTGCTCTCTGAGGTGACCAATCTCATCTACCATAAGAACATTCCTGAGTGGGCACATGTGGATTTCATCTGGGGCTTGGATGCTCCTCACCGTATGTACAATGAGATCATACATCTGATGAAGCAGGAGGAGACCAGCTTCTCCCAGGGAAAGTGCGGGATCAGGCTGTGA